The sequence GACGTCGCGAAGGCCCTCGACTCGAACGCCTTCTCGCGCGTTCGCGTGGGCATCGGTCGTCCGCCCGGCCGCCAGGATCCCGCCGACTGGGTGCTCGATCCGTTCGGGGCGACGGAGCGCAAGAACCTGCCGATCCTCCTGGGCGATGCCGCCGATGCCGTCGAGCAGCTCGTGGACGAGGGACTTCTCGCCGCGCAGCAGAAGCACCACGCGCCGCGCGTCTGAGGGCGGGTGTCGGCGGGATCAGCCGCCGATACCGCTGCCGGAGGCGAATCCTGCCGTGAGGAAGCCCTGCACCACGACGCCGAACACGATGGGGCCGAGTGCGGCGATGACGACGGCGCCGATGCCGGCGCCCCGTCCTCGTCGCGTGACGATGGCGACGATTCCGAGCACGAGCGCCGTGATGCCGAGGATCGTGCCGGCCCAGAACGAGACCTCGCCCAGCAGCACCCAGTCGCGCACCGGTGCGAGGACCGACCAGTCGAAGTCGACGTCGAGCGCGCGCATCGCGATCTCGCGGCCGGTGCCGAGGCCGATGTTGAAGCTCGCGAGGGCCGCCGTGACGCCGGCGCCGACGACGGCCAGGAGCGCGAGGACCAGTGCCGCGACTCCCAGGCCTGCCCGCTGGGGCGGTGCCGCCGCAAATGCGGGGCCGGCCGGCGGATACGCGGATGCCGGGGCGTGCGCTCCGGGGCCGGCCGGGCCTGCCGCGTATCCGGGCCGCGGCGCGTATCCCGGCGGCGGGGCGTACACGGGGTGTGCGCCCGGTGCGCGTCCGTACGGAGCAGGAGCCGCGGGTCCGGTGGTTCCCGGGTCCGGCGCGGGGACGCCGAACGGCGCGGCGCCGGGCGGAGCCCACGCGCCGGCAGTCCCTCCGGCCGGAGCCGTGGGGCGCGCGGGCCCAGCCGCGGGAGGCGGCGGCGGCTCGGTCGCGGAAGGGTCGGCGTGCTCGGGGTCGGTCACGGCATCATCCTAGGAGCCCGCGGGCCGCATGTCGGCGTCGCGACATAGACTCGTGCGGTGACAGTTCCCGGGATAGTGCGCGCCCTCGAACAGGCTGAACCCTTCCGGGATGCGGTGGACGCGGCATCGGTCGATGCCGACTTCTCGCTCGTCGAGGGTCTCGACGCGCCCCTGCTCGCGGCGCTGATCGAGCGCCGGCGCGCGGCGGGCAGGCCGCCGGTGATCCTGCTCGTCGCGCCGACGGGGCGCCGGGCCGAGTCGCTCGGGCCTGCCGTCGGCGCCCTGCTGCCCGGCGCGGAGGTGCTCCACTTCCCGGCCTGGGAGACGCTGCCCCACGAGCGGCTCAGCCCGAGCGCCGAGACTGTCGGCGCCCGGCTGGCCATCCTTTCGCGGATCGCCCGCTGGGACGCCCAGACCCCCCTCGTGATCACGGCGTCGGTGCGCGGGGCGATTCAGCCGCTGGCGGCGGGCCTCACCGACGTCCCGCCGGTCGAGCTCGCGGTGGGCGAGCGGGGGCACGACCTCGGCGAGGTGTCGGCGCGGCTGGTCGAGCTGGCCTACCACCGGGTCGACATGGTGTCGCGGCGCGGCGAGTTCGCGCTGCGCGGCGGCATCCTCGACGTCTTCCCTCCCACCGCACCGCACCCCTACCGCATCGAGTTCTTCGGCGACGAGGTCGATCAGATCCGCGCGTTCTCGGTGGCCGACCAGCGCTCCCTGCCCGACGACGTGCCGGGCGTGACGCTGCTGCCGAGTCGCGAACTGCTGCTGACCGCCGCGGTGCGCGGGCGCGCGCGGCAGCTGCGCGACGAGTTCCCCGGCCTCACCGGGATGCTCGAGAAGATGGCCGAGGGCATCCCGGTCGAGGGCATGGAGTCGCTCCTGCCCGCGGTCGTGGACCGCCTGGTGACGCTCGTGGACTACCTGCCCGAGGCTGCCGCCGTCGCCCTGGTCGAGCCCGAGCGAGCGGTGACGCGGGCGCTCACCCTCGGTGAGACGAACCGCGAGTTCCTGGATGCCGCGTGGAGCGCCGCGACCGCGGGCGCGAAGACCCCGGTCGACCTCGGCGCGGGTGACTTCCTCACGCTTCCGGCGCTGCGCGCGGCGACCCACGACCGCAGCGGCGTCTGGTGGACGTTCAGCCCGTTCGACTCCGGACACGCCGCCGACGCCGCCGCACTTCGACAGGCGCGGGAGGCGGGGGAGTCCGCCGCGGACGACATCGACGTCGCGCTCGAGGCGGCCGCGGCGATCCGGCTGCCGGGGAGCGCCGTGCCGTCGTTCCACGGCAACGTCGAGGGGGCGACAGAGCACGTGGGCGCGCTCCTGGCCGACGGCTGGCGCGTGGTGGTGGCGGCATCGGGAGCCGGACTCGTCGAGCGTGCGCGCGACGTGCTCGCCGAGCGCGGGATCGCGGCCCGCAAGGTGGGTGAGGTGCTGCACGCCCCCGAGCCCGGCATCGCGCACGTCGTGCTGTGCGAGCTCGAGCGCGGCTTCGAGGTGCCCGACGCCAAGCTCGCCGTGCTGACCGAGTCCGAGTTCTACGGCCGCACCATCGGCGGCGACCAGCGGGTCGTGAAGAAGCTCGCGTCGCGCCGCAAGGCGGTCGTGGACCCCCTGCAGCTGAAGGCCGGCGACTACGTGGTGCATGCGACCCACGGCATCGGCAAGTTCGTCGAGCTGACCCAGCGCGAGGTCTCGACCGGCGGCCGCAACGCGATCAAGAGCGTGCGCGAGTACCTGGTGCTCGAATATGCGCCATCCAAGCGCGGCTACCCGGGCGACAAGCTCTTCGTGCCGACCGACCAGCTCGACCTGCTGTCGCGCTACGTGGGCGGCGAGGCGCCCGCGCTGTCGAAGATGGGCGGCAGCGACTGGGCGCAGGCCAAGAGCAAGGCGCGCAGGGCCGTGCGCGACATCGCGGTCGAGCTGGTCAAGCTGTATTCGGCCCGCATGGCCGCGAAGGGCCACGCGTTCGGACCCGATTCGCCGTGGCAGCGCGAGCTCGAAGAGGCGTTCCCGTTCGCCGAGACGCCCGACCAGCTGCAGACGATCGACGAGATCAAGGCCGACATGGAGAAGCCGGTCCCGATGGACCGGCTGCTGTCGGGCGACGTCGGATTCGGCAAGACCGAGGTGGCGGTGCGCGCGGCGTTCAAGGCGATCCAGGACGGCAAGCAGGTCGCGATGCTCGTGCCCACGACGCTTCTGGTCAAGCAGCATCTCGAGACGTTCACCGAGCGCTTCGCCGGGTTCCCGGTGAAGGTCAAGGCGCTCTCGCGCTTCCAGACCGACAAACAGGCGCGCGAGGTCGTGGCGGGGCTCGCCGACGGCACGATCGACATGGTGATCGGCACGCACCGCATCCTCACCGAGAAGATCCACTTCAAGGACCTCGGGCTCATGATCATCGACGAGGAGCAGCGCTTCGGCGTCGAGCACAAGGACCAGCTGAAGAAGCTCAAGACCAACGTCGACATCCTCGCGATGAGCGCCACCCCGATCCCGCGCACGCTCGAGATGGCGGTCACCGGCATCCGCGAGATGTCGACGCTGCAGACGCCCCCCGAAGACCGGCATCCGATCCTCACGTACGTCGGAGCCCGCAACGACAAGCAGATCGCGGCCGCGATCCGGCGCGAGCTGCTGCGCGAGGGCCAGGTGTTCTTCGTGCACAACCGGGTGTCGTCGATCCAGCGCGTCGCCGCGCAGCTGGCCGAGCTGGTGC comes from Microbacterium cremeum and encodes:
- the mfd gene encoding transcription-repair coupling factor, producing the protein MTVPGIVRALEQAEPFRDAVDAASVDADFSLVEGLDAPLLAALIERRRAAGRPPVILLVAPTGRRAESLGPAVGALLPGAEVLHFPAWETLPHERLSPSAETVGARLAILSRIARWDAQTPLVITASVRGAIQPLAAGLTDVPPVELAVGERGHDLGEVSARLVELAYHRVDMVSRRGEFALRGGILDVFPPTAPHPYRIEFFGDEVDQIRAFSVADQRSLPDDVPGVTLLPSRELLLTAAVRGRARQLRDEFPGLTGMLEKMAEGIPVEGMESLLPAVVDRLVTLVDYLPEAAAVALVEPERAVTRALTLGETNREFLDAAWSAATAGAKTPVDLGAGDFLTLPALRAATHDRSGVWWTFSPFDSGHAADAAALRQAREAGESAADDIDVALEAAAAIRLPGSAVPSFHGNVEGATEHVGALLADGWRVVVAASGAGLVERARDVLAERGIAARKVGEVLHAPEPGIAHVVLCELERGFEVPDAKLAVLTESEFYGRTIGGDQRVVKKLASRRKAVVDPLQLKAGDYVVHATHGIGKFVELTQREVSTGGRNAIKSVREYLVLEYAPSKRGYPGDKLFVPTDQLDLLSRYVGGEAPALSKMGGSDWAQAKSKARRAVRDIAVELVKLYSARMAAKGHAFGPDSPWQRELEEAFPFAETPDQLQTIDEIKADMEKPVPMDRLLSGDVGFGKTEVAVRAAFKAIQDGKQVAMLVPTTLLVKQHLETFTERFAGFPVKVKALSRFQTDKQAREVVAGLADGTIDMVIGTHRILTEKIHFKDLGLMIIDEEQRFGVEHKDQLKKLKTNVDILAMSATPIPRTLEMAVTGIREMSTLQTPPEDRHPILTYVGARNDKQIAAAIRRELLREGQVFFVHNRVSSIQRVAAQLAELVPEARIAVAHGQMGEHALEEVVDAFWERRFDVLVCTTIVETGLDISNANTIIIDRADKYGLSQLHQLRGRVGRARERAYAYFLYDEQKPLSETAADRLETIAVNNDLGSGMQVALKDLEIRGAGNLLGAEQAGHIAGVGFDLYLRMIGEAVATFRGEQTEGPTELRLELPVQARIPESYIDSERLRLEAYQKLSAAASVTAKPDAIDLVVEELADRYGEPPAAVEGLLAVARLRRRAGQAGLADVVAMGPNLRLAPANLPDSMRVRLQRLYPKAKLVSGGEAMVVPLPTAGGEPVADADLIAWVARLLDQLWPDASEAGPAARG